A single window of Micrococcaceae bacterium Sec5.1 DNA harbors:
- a CDS encoding extracellular solute-binding protein, giving the protein MKQFESLTGKQLSRRQLLTGSALLGGGLLATSLTGCGGAAQATGVREINFWHLLSGGDGTKMQAMIANANQANPGFKVHPTVLAWGPPYYTKLAMASAGGRPPEVAIMHASRVPGYAPGGLIEPWDLGLLAENGITPENFAPRIWEKGQQDGKVFSIALDSHPFIMFYNTDVAGKAGLLESNGQLQEVSSPDEFKAMALEMQKITKAHGLSFGYLNLGSQMWRLFYTLYKQHGAEIVLTPGRQMEADRDAAIESLEFMASLFDDTIAAKSGDINTGIAEFVRGDSGMLFSGGWELPTMKKAKLPVDAATIPTLYGTPASYADSHSFVLPRQLAVDEAKRKDAYKFVSDVLKGSLLWAEAGHIPAYQPVVQSPDYGKLTPQIHYANAADIIAYDPESWFSGSGSDWQTYFAEHIQNVLLGRDKASTGWDGFVARTNDLLSRPNPV; this is encoded by the coding sequence GTGAAGCAGTTTGAATCTTTGACCGGGAAACAGTTGTCCCGGAGACAGTTATTAACGGGATCGGCCCTCCTCGGAGGCGGGCTTCTGGCCACCAGCCTCACGGGCTGTGGAGGTGCGGCCCAAGCCACCGGCGTCAGGGAGATCAACTTCTGGCATCTCTTATCCGGCGGCGACGGTACCAAGATGCAAGCGATGATCGCCAATGCCAATCAAGCCAACCCCGGTTTCAAGGTGCACCCCACCGTGTTGGCCTGGGGCCCGCCGTACTACACCAAGCTGGCCATGGCATCTGCCGGGGGCCGACCTCCTGAGGTAGCCATCATGCATGCCAGCCGGGTCCCGGGGTATGCCCCGGGCGGCCTCATAGAGCCTTGGGATCTGGGGCTGCTTGCGGAGAATGGCATCACGCCGGAGAACTTCGCGCCGCGCATCTGGGAAAAGGGCCAGCAAGATGGGAAGGTTTTCTCCATCGCGCTGGACTCCCACCCGTTCATCATGTTCTACAACACGGACGTCGCCGGTAAAGCCGGGCTCCTGGAAAGTAATGGCCAGTTGCAGGAGGTCAGTTCGCCCGATGAGTTCAAGGCCATGGCACTGGAGATGCAAAAGATCACCAAGGCCCACGGATTGTCCTTTGGCTACCTGAACCTGGGCTCGCAGATGTGGCGACTGTTCTACACGCTCTACAAGCAGCACGGAGCGGAAATTGTCCTCACGCCCGGCCGCCAGATGGAGGCGGACAGGGACGCTGCGATCGAATCGCTGGAGTTCATGGCCTCGCTCTTCGACGACACCATCGCGGCCAAGAGCGGCGACATCAACACCGGTATCGCAGAATTCGTCCGTGGCGATTCGGGAATGCTCTTCAGTGGAGGCTGGGAACTGCCCACCATGAAGAAAGCAAAGTTGCCGGTTGACGCCGCCACCATCCCCACTCTTTATGGGACACCGGCCTCCTACGCCGACTCGCATTCCTTCGTCCTCCCGCGGCAGCTCGCGGTAGACGAAGCGAAACGGAAGGATGCGTACAAGTTCGTCAGTGACGTTCTGAAGGGTTCGCTGTTGTGGGCCGAGGCCGGCCATATCCCGGCGTACCAGCCGGTGGTTCAATCGCCGGACTACGGGAAGCTCACGCCGCAGATCCACTACGCCAACGCGGCGGACATCATCGCCTACGATCCCGAATCCTGGTTCAGCGGCTCGGGATCGGACTGGCAGACCTACTTTGCCGAGCATATCCAGAACGTGCTTCTGGGGCGCGACAAAGCAAGCACAGGGTGGGATGGCTTCGTGGCCCGCACCAACGACCTTCTATCCCGGCCCAACCCGGTCTGA
- a CDS encoding sugar ABC transporter permease, translated as MSSSTLSRQTSQPRTTPGPGKAGLSLRRSRDNLNGWAFATPFLVFFLVFLVWPILYGFYMSLTGKSLTGANDSLIGFANYAEAFADAGMWRSLGNTLYFTVISTVPLVLVALVMAALLNIGLPAQWLWRLSYFAPFLLASTVVSLFFVWMYNPQLGLINDFLSKFGIPKVGWLNDPNVAMWSIVIATLWWTVGFNFLLYLAAMQNIPVQHYEAASLDGAGPWRQFFSITLPQLTPTTVMIVLLQILASLKVFDQIYQMTAGGPGGSTRPVVQYIFETGFTGYRLGYSAAISYIFFGLIVLVSALQFVITRRRSA; from the coding sequence ATGAGTTCCTCTACACTGTCCCGGCAGACCAGCCAACCACGGACAACACCAGGCCCAGGCAAGGCAGGGCTATCTCTGCGAAGAAGCAGGGACAACCTGAACGGATGGGCCTTCGCAACCCCGTTCCTGGTGTTCTTCCTCGTCTTCCTCGTTTGGCCCATTCTGTACGGCTTTTACATGAGTCTCACGGGCAAATCCCTGACAGGCGCCAACGACAGTCTCATCGGCTTTGCAAACTATGCTGAAGCCTTTGCCGATGCCGGCATGTGGCGTTCATTGGGCAACACCCTGTACTTCACAGTCATCAGCACTGTCCCACTGGTGCTGGTTGCGTTGGTGATGGCGGCGCTCCTGAATATCGGCCTTCCAGCCCAGTGGCTATGGCGGCTTTCCTACTTTGCACCGTTCCTGTTGGCTTCCACCGTTGTCTCGTTGTTCTTCGTCTGGATGTACAACCCGCAACTGGGTTTGATCAACGATTTCCTGTCAAAGTTCGGAATACCAAAAGTCGGGTGGCTGAACGATCCCAATGTGGCCATGTGGTCAATCGTGATCGCGACACTCTGGTGGACGGTGGGCTTCAATTTCCTTCTCTATCTGGCGGCAATGCAGAACATCCCCGTCCAGCACTATGAGGCAGCGTCACTGGATGGTGCCGGCCCTTGGCGGCAATTCTTCTCCATCACTCTGCCGCAGCTCACGCCCACCACCGTAATGATCGTGTTGCTCCAGATCCTGGCTTCCCTGAAGGTCTTTGACCAGATTTACCAGATGACAGCCGGGGGTCCGGGCGGATCTACCCGTCCCGTGGTCCAGTACATCTTCGAAACCGGGTTCACCGGATACCGGCTGGGGTATTCCGCAGCTATCTCCTACATCTTCTTCGGACTGATTGTGCTGGTTTCCGCGCTGCAGTTCGTCATCACCCGCCGCAGGAGCGCATAG